CCAGTCTCAGGAAGCGGCGGCGGCTAATCCCTGGATCCTGTGCCATGCGCCTCCACCTGCTAGTGCCCGCGGGCCGGTGCGTAGTCGTAGAGAAACGTCCAAATGTAGTCCACCAGCGCCCACACCTCATCCTCCCGCAACTGACCCTGATAGCCGGGCATGAGCCCGCGGCCGGTCCAGATGCGCTGGTAGAGCTCCGAGGGCTTCCGCTGCAGCATCAGGTTCACGTCCGTGAAGATCCCGGGACCCTCCCCACGACCCCACCCCCACAGGCGTGCCGCCATCTCCGCGCTCAGCGCGCCACCCCGGCCGTCCCCGGCCGCGCCGTGACAGGCGGCACAGGTCGCGGTTCGCCCGCCGCCGATCCCAAGGGCGCGGTTCTGGTAGATGTCGCGGCCCAGCGCCACAGAAGCCGGCGTGGCCGAGAACGTCTTGACGTAGAACAGGGTGTCCCAGATCTGCGCGTCGGTCAGCGTGGGAAAGCCGCGGTTGGCGCCGTACGCTGGCCTCGGGCCAAACGCCGGCATCGCCGTGTGCGGCCGGCCCAGCTTGATGGTCTCGAACAGGGCGAACGGGGCATTCAGACGCTGCTGTACCAGGTTGTGGAAGTTGGCGGGGCGGGACGGCAGGTCTTCGCCCCGCAGCTTCAGGCCGAACATCCCGAAGAAGTCGGTCATGGGGTTCTTGTGCGGCGCGACCAAGCCTGCGGCGGCCGGCCCATCACCGAACCCTTCGTTGCCGTGACACGGCCAGCACACCCGCTCGTAGACCCCCCGGCCGCGCGCAGCCGACGGCCGGGGATTGGTGGGCGCCAGGGGGAGCGCAGGCGGCGCCTCGACCAGGCCGGCACCCGCGGTCGCAGCGGTGCCGGTCCCCACGGTTGGCTGGCAACCGCCGGCGACCGTCGCGAGCAACAGCAGGATGACGAGCGTGCGGCGCGACTGTGGCAGCAACAGGGGCATCGCAATTCCCCGTTGAGTTCTTCGCCTGACAACCAACTCCTCCCCCAGCATCAGGCCTCGGACGACATCCTGGCGATCGCCAGCATCAGGCCCACGATCAGGAGGGCGGCCAGCGTCCCGGCGGCCACCGGGGCCAGCCACAGCCGCGCCGACGGCACGCCCGTAATGCTGAGGCGCAAGTCACCCGGCGGTACCGCCCGGGCTGTTGCGCGAGCGTAGACCTGCCCCTCGCTGGTGACCGATGGCAGGAGCTGGAGTGCCGGCCCGCGGGCCTCCCCGGGCGCTCGAACGAAGATCTCGATGCGGTCGGCGGCCATCGCCAGGCGGCGGTCGAGGGACACTTCGCCCGATCCGCCCACAGCGTATGCGTACGCCACCTGATGGGCGCCAGGCCTCACGATCAACCGATCGGTGATGG
The window above is part of the Armatimonadota bacterium genome. Proteins encoded here:
- a CDS encoding c-type cytochrome, with the translated sequence MPLLLPQSRRTLVILLLLATVAGGCQPTVGTGTAATAGAGLVEAPPALPLAPTNPRPSAARGRGVYERVCWPCHGNEGFGDGPAAAGLVAPHKNPMTDFFGMFGLKLRGEDLPSRPANFHNLVQQRLNAPFALFETIKLGRPHTAMPAFGPRPAYGANRGFPTLTDAQIWDTLFYVKTFSATPASVALGRDIYQNRALGIGGGRTATCAACHGAAGDGRGGALSAEMAARLWGWGRGEGPGIFTDVNLMLQRKPSELYQRIWTGRGLMPGYQGQLREDEVWALVDYIWTFLYDYAPARGH